One Shewanella sp. MR-4 DNA window includes the following coding sequences:
- a CDS encoding response regulator, with protein MGKPYSVLVVDDHPLLRKGICQLIASDPDFSLFGEVGGGLDALSAVATDEPDIVLLDLNMKGMTGLDTLNAMRQEGVTSRIVILTVSDAKQDVIRLLRAGADGYLLKDTEPDLLLDKLKNAMLGHRVISDEVEEYLYELKNAADEQEWISSLTPRELQILQQLAEGLSNRMISEHLHISEGTVKVHVKNLLRKANAKSRTEMAVRYLNN; from the coding sequence ATGGGTAAGCCTTATTCAGTCCTAGTGGTCGATGACCATCCTCTTCTTCGCAAAGGGATCTGCCAACTGATCGCATCCGATCCTGACTTTAGTCTCTTCGGTGAAGTGGGCGGTGGCTTAGATGCCTTAAGCGCCGTAGCCACCGATGAGCCCGATATTGTACTGCTCGATCTGAATATGAAGGGAATGACTGGGCTCGATACCCTCAATGCCATGCGCCAGGAAGGCGTGACATCAAGGATAGTGATCCTCACCGTTTCCGATGCAAAACAAGATGTTATTCGACTACTGCGCGCGGGCGCCGATGGTTATTTACTGAAAGATACCGAACCGGATCTGCTGCTCGATAAGCTCAAAAATGCCATGTTGGGCCACAGAGTGATCAGCGACGAAGTCGAAGAATATCTGTACGAGCTTAAAAATGCCGCCGATGAACAGGAATGGATCTCAAGCCTCACACCAAGGGAGCTACAGATCCTGCAACAACTGGCGGAAGGGTTAAGCAACCGGATGATTTCAGAGCACTTACATATCAGTGAAGGCACAGTAAAAGTACACGTGAAAAATCTGCTGCGTAAGGCCAATGCTAAATCGAGAACCGAAATGGCAGTAAGGTATCTGAATAACTAA
- a CDS encoding succinylglutamate desuccinylase/aspartoacylase family protein encodes MQPTASSLTIGELAAGQALTLPIYHFKPSGHVSGPKVYIQANVHGAEVQGNAVIFQLMKQLERCDILGEITLVPLANPLGINQKSGEFTLGRFDPITGANWNREYLNHSIDLPAWYREHAELSDSALIQAYRSTLVEACQQRLRNEWGVTTGHRLAVNLQAMAHEADIVLDLHTGPKSCKHLYCPEYDIVAAQFFSIPYTLVIPNSFGGAMDEAAFCPWWQLSEVAKAQGRELEIAVSAFTLELASQERICLEDALVDAQGILAYLSHRGVIAERVAPAKMPRFGCYLKDYKKYHAPMAGLVEYVAPVGEPLAAGETLVNLLRLDLYGSEQELTALSLPQDCVPILHFASASVHQGTELYKVMTNLFELPQ; translated from the coding sequence ATGCAACCGACTGCGTCGTCTTTAACCATTGGGGAGCTTGCCGCAGGGCAAGCACTCACTCTGCCGATTTACCACTTCAAGCCAAGTGGTCATGTTTCTGGCCCTAAAGTGTATATTCAGGCCAATGTCCACGGCGCTGAGGTGCAGGGGAATGCGGTGATTTTCCAATTGATGAAGCAGCTTGAGCGCTGTGACATCTTAGGGGAAATCACCTTAGTGCCCTTGGCAAATCCGCTGGGGATAAATCAAAAGAGTGGTGAGTTTACGCTGGGGCGTTTTGACCCTATCACAGGGGCAAACTGGAACCGCGAGTACTTAAATCACTCGATTGATTTACCCGCTTGGTACCGTGAACATGCCGAGCTTAGTGATAGTGCGCTTATCCAAGCTTACCGCAGTACCTTAGTTGAGGCGTGTCAGCAGCGATTACGTAACGAGTGGGGCGTGACCACGGGCCACAGATTAGCGGTTAACCTGCAGGCCATGGCCCACGAGGCGGATATAGTATTGGATCTGCATACCGGGCCTAAATCCTGTAAACACTTGTATTGCCCAGAATATGATATTGTGGCGGCGCAGTTTTTCTCGATTCCTTACACCTTAGTGATCCCCAATAGTTTTGGCGGGGCTATGGATGAAGCGGCATTTTGCCCTTGGTGGCAATTGAGTGAAGTCGCCAAAGCACAGGGGCGAGAACTTGAGATCGCTGTTTCGGCCTTTACCTTGGAACTTGCGAGCCAAGAACGCATTTGCCTTGAGGATGCTTTAGTCGATGCTCAGGGGATTTTGGCCTACTTGAGTCATCGTGGGGTGATCGCCGAGCGAGTCGCACCCGCAAAGATGCCACGTTTTGGCTGTTATCTTAAGGATTACAAAAAGTACCATGCGCCCATGGCGGGATTGGTGGAATATGTGGCGCCCGTGGGAGAGCCACTGGCGGCGGGTGAGACCTTAGTCAATCTGCTGCGGCTCGACTTATATGGCAGTGAGCAGGAGCTGACGGCGCTAAGCTTGCCGCAGGATTGTGTGCCCATACTCCATTTTGCCTCGGCGTCAGTGCATCAAGGCACAGAGCTTTATAAAGTCATGACGAATTTGTTTGAATTGCCACAGTAA
- a CDS encoding zinc transporter ZntB yields MHDGFIYSLVLSGAQAGSTLSPEELENWDPKDGLIWIHLRYRHKKARHWVLNSGLNKVETDALLAQDTRPRAVFAGEGVLLALRGVNLNPNSAPEDMVAVRIYADKQRIISTCDRELLSVKDVAELIMEGAGPTTTGDFILAVCERLTTRKVDFIDTLEEQLSELEEQVVSGNVKDLRTDIAELRRQTVALRRYLGPQKEAYAKMLSDQFVLFNESERLKMRETTDKLIRTIEDLDALRDRANVTQEELLSQQSEQLNKRLYFLSLVSAIFLPLGFLTGLLGVNIGGIPGADNAWAFATFCGILISLVALQMALFYRFKWL; encoded by the coding sequence ATGCACGATGGATTTATCTACAGCTTAGTGCTTAGTGGCGCTCAGGCAGGTTCAACCTTAAGCCCAGAAGAGCTTGAAAACTGGGATCCTAAGGATGGACTGATCTGGATACACCTACGTTATCGCCATAAAAAAGCCCGTCATTGGGTGCTAAACAGCGGCCTAAATAAAGTCGAAACCGATGCCCTTCTGGCCCAAGATACCCGCCCACGGGCCGTGTTTGCAGGTGAAGGCGTCTTGCTGGCCCTGCGCGGGGTAAACTTAAACCCCAATTCGGCCCCCGAAGACATGGTTGCAGTGCGAATTTACGCCGACAAACAACGGATTATCTCAACCTGTGATCGCGAGCTACTCTCGGTTAAAGATGTTGCAGAACTCATTATGGAAGGCGCCGGTCCCACCACCACAGGGGACTTTATCCTTGCGGTTTGCGAAAGACTCACCACCCGTAAAGTGGATTTTATCGACACCCTTGAAGAGCAACTTTCTGAGTTAGAAGAACAAGTTGTCTCTGGCAATGTAAAAGATTTACGCACAGATATCGCCGAGCTACGCAGGCAAACCGTGGCGCTGCGCCGTTATTTAGGCCCGCAGAAAGAAGCTTACGCCAAGATGCTCTCGGATCAATTTGTGCTGTTTAATGAATCCGAAAGACTCAAGATGCGCGAAACCACAGATAAGCTGATCCGCACCATTGAAGACTTAGACGCCCTGCGCGATAGGGCCAATGTGACCCAGGAAGAATTACTCAGTCAACAATCGGAGCAACTAAACAAGCGCTTGTATTTCTTATCCTTAGTCTCGGCAATCTTCTTACCGCTGGGCTTTTTGACCGGATTGCTTGGGGTCAATATTGGTGGCATTCCCGGTGCCGATAATGCTTGGGCTTTTGCGACCTTCTGCGGCATTCTTATCTCGCTGGTCGCCCTGCAAATGGCACTCTTCTATCGCTTTAAGTGGTTGTAG
- a CDS encoding DUF3293 domain-containing protein, giving the protein MDNMTQDLWQHYQKPLFLLTQALSCDFSFAVITAHNPASTLLSPSQNRLLDRQLLRDIELIGSPYRAMVGASPDLSHMEKSWAVFVDRSMALQLGKKFNQYAIYMVEKGEVSLVPCTITGHDEVCLGLFNDHVRLVYELPDLAT; this is encoded by the coding sequence ATGGACAACATGACTCAAGATTTGTGGCAGCATTACCAGAAGCCGTTGTTTTTGCTTACTCAAGCATTATCCTGTGATTTTTCCTTTGCTGTAATTACCGCCCATAATCCCGCTTCAACCCTCCTCAGTCCCAGCCAAAACCGTTTACTCGACCGCCAACTTCTCCGTGATATTGAATTAATCGGCAGCCCCTATCGTGCAATGGTGGGCGCATCGCCAGATTTATCCCATATGGAAAAGAGCTGGGCCGTGTTCGTCGATAGAAGCATGGCGCTGCAGTTGGGGAAAAAGTTTAATCAATATGCCATCTACATGGTGGAAAAGGGCGAGGTGAGTTTAGTGCCTTGCACCATCACCGGGCATGATGAAGTGTGTTTAGGCCTGTTTAATGATCACGTGCGTTTGGTTTACGAACTGCCGGATCTAGCGACCTAA
- the arcA gene encoding two-component system response regulator ArcA, with translation MQNPHILIVEDEAVTRNTLRSIFEAEGYVVTEANDGAEMHKAMQENKINLVVMDINLPGKNGLLLARELREINNIGLIFLTGRDNEVDKILGLEIGADDYITKPFNPRELTIRARNLLTRVNSAGNEVEEKSSVEYYRFNDWSLEINSRSLVSPQGESYKLPRSEFRAMLHFVENPGKILTRADLLMKMTGRELKPHDRTVDVTIRRIRKHFESLPDTPEIIATIHGEGYRFCGNLED, from the coding sequence ATGCAAAATCCGCACATTCTGATCGTTGAAGATGAAGCCGTTACCCGTAACACGCTGAGAAGTATTTTCGAGGCAGAAGGGTATGTGGTAACTGAGGCCAATGATGGCGCAGAAATGCATAAGGCTATGCAGGAAAACAAAATTAACCTCGTGGTTATGGACATTAACCTACCAGGTAAAAACGGTCTGTTGTTGGCACGTGAATTACGTGAAATCAACAACATTGGTCTGATCTTCCTGACAGGCCGTGACAACGAAGTCGACAAAATCCTTGGACTTGAAATTGGCGCGGACGATTATATTACCAAGCCGTTCAACCCACGTGAATTGACGATTCGTGCTCGCAACCTTCTGACTCGTGTGAATAGCGCTGGTAACGAAGTCGAAGAAAAGAGCTCTGTCGAATACTACCGTTTCAACGATTGGAGCCTAGAGATCAATAGCCGTTCTCTGGTGAGCCCACAGGGTGAATCTTACAAACTGCCACGTAGCGAATTCCGCGCTATGCTGCACTTTGTTGAAAACCCAGGCAAAATCTTAACTCGTGCCGATCTGCTGATGAAGATGACTGGCCGTGAGTTAAAGCCACACGACCGTACTGTTGACGTGACTATCCGTCGTATCCGTAAGCACTTCGAGAGCTTGCCAGATACGCCAGAAATCATCGCGACTATCCACGGTGAAGGCTACCGTTTCTGCGGTAACTTAGAAGACTAA
- the lysC gene encoding lysine-sensitive aspartokinase 3 gives MSLVVAKFGGTSVADYGAMNRCADIVLGNPDCRLVVVSASSGVTNLLVELTQESMNDDGRLQRLKQIAQIQYAILDKLGRPNDVAAALDKLLSRMAVLSEALASQRSKATMDELLSLGEQCSSALFAAVLREKGANSSAFDVRRVLRTDSHFGRAEPQVEQIAILSREHLLPLLSEQVIVTQGFIGSDEAGQTTTLGRGGSDYSAALLAEALKASAVEIWTDVAGIYTTDPRLAPNAHPIAEISFNEAAEMATFGAKVLHPATILPAVRQQIQVFVGSSKEPEKGGTWIRHQVEDAPVFRAVALRRDQTLLNLHSLQMLHAQGFLAETFATLARHKISVDLITTSEVNVSLTLDKTGSDSSGQGLLSEALLQELSQHCRVRVEDGLALVAIIGNRIATTAGICRRVFEVLEPHNVRMICQGASPHNLCVLVAESEAAQVVKALHENLFEGA, from the coding sequence ATGTCTCTTGTTGTCGCAAAATTTGGTGGTACCTCTGTCGCCGATTACGGTGCAATGAATCGCTGCGCCGATATCGTACTGGGCAATCCCGATTGCCGTTTAGTGGTGGTTAGCGCCTCCAGTGGCGTGACTAACCTCTTGGTTGAACTCACTCAAGAGTCGATGAATGACGATGGTCGTTTACAGCGCTTAAAGCAAATAGCCCAAATTCAATACGCTATCTTAGATAAACTGGGTCGCCCCAACGATGTAGCTGCGGCATTGGATAAGCTGTTAAGTCGTATGGCGGTATTGAGCGAAGCGCTGGCATCCCAACGCAGCAAGGCCACCATGGATGAGTTATTGTCCCTTGGCGAGCAGTGTTCGTCGGCATTATTTGCGGCGGTATTGCGCGAAAAAGGCGCCAACTCGAGTGCCTTCGATGTGCGCCGAGTGCTGCGCACCGACAGCCATTTTGGCCGCGCCGAGCCACAGGTTGAGCAAATTGCCATTCTCTCTCGTGAGCATTTACTGCCGCTGTTATCTGAACAAGTGATTGTGACTCAAGGCTTTATTGGTTCAGATGAGGCCGGACAAACCACCACACTTGGCCGTGGCGGTAGCGACTATTCTGCGGCACTGTTAGCCGAAGCCTTAAAAGCCTCTGCGGTTGAGATTTGGACCGATGTGGCCGGGATTTACACGACCGATCCGCGTCTTGCGCCAAACGCCCATCCTATTGCCGAAATCAGTTTTAACGAAGCCGCCGAAATGGCGACTTTTGGTGCCAAAGTGCTGCACCCTGCGACGATCCTGCCTGCGGTGCGCCAGCAAATTCAAGTGTTTGTCGGTTCGAGTAAGGAGCCTGAAAAGGGAGGCACTTGGATCCGTCATCAGGTTGAAGATGCGCCTGTATTTCGTGCGGTTGCGCTGCGCCGCGACCAAACGCTACTCAATTTACACAGCCTGCAAATGTTGCATGCTCAGGGCTTCTTGGCTGAAACCTTTGCCACACTGGCAAGGCATAAGATCAGTGTGGATTTGATCACCACTTCAGAAGTTAACGTATCGCTGACCCTAGATAAAACCGGCTCGGATTCAAGCGGCCAAGGGCTGTTGAGCGAGGCGTTGCTGCAGGAATTATCACAGCATTGCCGTGTACGTGTTGAAGATGGTTTAGCACTGGTGGCGATTATCGGTAACCGTATTGCCACCACTGCGGGCATTTGCCGCCGGGTGTTTGAAGTGCTTGAGCCCCACAATGTGCGTATGATCTGCCAAGGCGCCAGCCCGCATAATTTGTGCGTATTGGTCGCCGAATCAGAAGCGGCGCAAGTGGTTAAAGCACTGCACGAAAACCTGTTCGAAGGCGCGTAA
- a CDS encoding YacL family protein, with the protein MEYEFRRNSLTGTYLASFSMDHEVLGQWFSEELGPELAKIQQVLDIIKDIQAGKRDSWRLIGGDLTLDLDEEQARIYANALGFEQEYELEESMSLYDAESEAYCGLEDLEEALLSWYEFVEKGR; encoded by the coding sequence ATGGAATATGAATTTCGGCGCAATAGTTTGACGGGCACTTATCTAGCCAGCTTTAGTATGGACCATGAGGTGCTGGGCCAATGGTTTTCGGAAGAGTTGGGGCCAGAGTTAGCCAAAATTCAACAAGTGCTCGATATTATCAAAGATATTCAAGCGGGCAAGCGAGATTCTTGGCGTCTGATTGGTGGCGATCTCACCCTAGATCTCGATGAAGAACAGGCGCGGATTTATGCCAATGCTCTAGGATTTGAGCAGGAATATGAGCTCGAAGAATCGATGTCACTCTACGATGCGGAATCAGAAGCCTATTGTGGCTTAGAGGATTTAGAGGAAGCCCTGTTAAGTTGGTATGAGTTTGTGGAAAAAGGGCGCTAG